CGCCCCTGGGCCCGCACGGCGGCAAAGGCCAGGGCCTGAGTACCCGCGCGCAGGCCTTCCGGGCAGGCGTCGAGTGCGTCGGTCAGGCTGCGACCGGCACGCAGCGCGGCCAAGGCGCGGGCGGCTTCGAGCAGGAGTTGATGCAGGGGCGGGGCGGCATTCATCCTGGCAGTGTAGGGAGCAGGGTTTTCGCGGCCCCGCCACAATCGCCCCCATGAACAACCCTGCACAGCCGCTGAACGAATCGGCCCCGGTCAGCGAGCGCATCCGTTACCGCCTGGTGGCGGCCGGCTGCCGCCACCACGCCAACGACAACATCGCCGACTTCATCGAGCCCGGTGAACTCGACCTGCTGCAGGCCGAGGTGCAATCCAAATTGCAAGAAGTGCTGCGGGCCCTGGTGATCGACACCGACAGCGACCACAACACCCAGGACACCGCCAAGCGCGTGGCCAAGATGTTTGTGCGCGAGGTCTTTGCCGGGCGCTACAAAGCAGCGCCTGATGTCACCGAGTTCCCCAATGTGGAGCGGCTGAACGAGCTGATGATCGTCGGCCCCATCAAGGTGCGCAGCGCCTGTTCGCACCACCTCTGCCCCATCCTCGGTCGGGTCTGGATCGGTCTGCTGCCCAACGAGCACTCCAACCTGATCGGCCTCTCCAAATACGTGCGCCTGACCGACTGGATCATGAGCCGCCCGCAAATCCAGGAAGAGGCCGTGACCCTGCTGGCCAACGAGTTGCAGGAACGCGTACAGCCCGATGGTCTGGGCATCGTGATGGAGGCCGACCACTTCTGCATGCACTGGCGTGGCGTGAAGGACAGCGAGTCCCGCATGGTCAACAGCGTGATGCGCGGTGCCTTCCTGAAGGACCCCAATCTGCGCCGTGAGTTCCTCTCCCTGCTGCCCAAGAAGGATTGATTCATGCTCGTTCGCCTGATCTATGCCAGCCGCACCGAGGCCAACGAGGCCCAACTGGCCGACATCCTGCGCCGCAGCCGTGCACACAACACCCAGGCCGGCCTGACCGGCCTGCTCTGCCACAGCGATGGCTGGTTCGTGCAGGTGCTGGAAGGCGGGCGCAGCGCGGTCAACGCGCTCTACAACAGCATCGTGCGCGACCCGCGGCACCGCGAAGTCACCCTGCTGTCCTATGGCGAAATCGGAGAACGCCGCTTTGCCGGTTGGGCCATGGGCCAGGTGCAACTGGCGCGCCTGAACCCAGCCCTGGTGCTGAAGTACGCGCCCACCACCCGGCTGGACCCCTTTGAGCTGAGTGGCACGGCACTCGAAGCGCTGTTCGAGGAACTGATCAGCACCGGCGCGATTGCTTGCAGCTGATTGGGCTGCAGTCAGGCCCGCCGTTAACGATTTCGCGGGTGCGCACCCGCCAGGCCCTCGCTGCCGCGCTTGTAGTTCCCCGTGATGCGGGCCAAGAGCTGCTGCGCAGCCTGCAGCTCGGCGTCAGCCAGTTCTTCCCACAAGGCCGCCGCCTTGGCGCCGCGCAAGGTGCTGGCCAGGCGCCCGTGGTGGAACACCTGCAGCGCCCCGTCTTTGGCGCGCCGCCACGTAAAGCCCTCGGCCACCTTCTCGCTCAAAACTTCCCCGCATCGTGCAGATCGAACACCCCACACAGCAAGCGAGTGGGCAGTTCGTCGATGGCTTGGTTGAAGAGTTCCACCCGCTGATTGAAGAGCTGGCGACCGAAGTCGCGCTGCTGCCCCGCCTGCTTCAAGGCGGCCAGCAGCGCCGGCCAACCGGCGTCCTCGTCATTGCCGGCATGGTGTTCCAGCAAGGCCCGCGCGCGCTGCAAGGCGGCCGCGTGCAGGGCATGCGTGACCGCCAGTTGCGCCATGGGGTCGGCCGCGTGCGGTCGGCTGCCAGCGGCCTGCACGGCAGCCCCGAGGTCAGTGCTGTGTTGACGCAGGGCCTCAAAGGCCGAGGACTCGGCCGGCAACCAGCGCGGCCCCGCCTCGGCCAGCGCCAACCCTTGGCGGCTGAGTTCTTGCAACGGAGCCTCCAGTTGCGCCCAGGCGGATGCAATGGCGCTGCGCAGGCGCATCAGCCGGCTGTATGCGCCCAGGCCCCACAGCAGCAACACGCCCAGCAACAGGCCCAAGGCCCAGCTCATGGGGCAGCCCGGTACTGCGCGTAACCGGTGGCGCGCAGTTCACAGGCCGGGCAATGCCCGCAGCCATGGCCCCAGGGGTGGCGCTGACCGCGCTCGCCCAGGTAACAGGTGTGGGTGTGCTCGGCAATCAACTCCACCAGCGCGGCACCGCCCAATTGCTCGGACAGGGTCCAGGTCTGGGCCTTGGTCAGGAACATCAGCGGGGTCTCAACCGTCATGGGGCTGTCCAAGCCCAGGGACAAAGCCACCTGCAGGGCCTTGAGCGTGTTGTCGCGGCAGTCGGGGTAGCCGGAGTAGTCGGTCTCGCACATGCCACCCACCAGCACGGTGGCGCTGCGGCGGTAGGCCAGGGTTGCCGCCAGGCCCAGGAAGAGCAGATTGCGCCCCGGCACAAAGGTATTGGGCAAACCATTGGCCTGCAGCTCGATGGCACGCTCATCCGTCAAGGCGCAATCGCTGATCTGCGCCAGCAGGCCCAGGTCCAGCAAATGGTCATCCCCTAAACGCGGCGCCCAGTGCGGGAACTGCTGGCGCAGTTGTTCGCGCACGGTCAGCCGGCAGTCCAGCTCGATGCGGTGGCGCTGGCGGTAGTCAAAGCCCAGGGTCTCGACGCGCGCGAAGCGGCTCAGGGCCCAGGCCAGGCAGACGGTGGAGTCTTGCCCACCGGAGAACAGCACCAGGGCGGTGCGAGGATCGGTCTTTCCAGTCATCGCGCCAGTGTGCCAGCCCGTTGGGGTGGTCCGCCTTCGGCTTACCGGGAGATTCCTCGATGCGCATTGCCCCCACCCTCGCCGGCCTGTTGCTGGCCGCCCCCTGCCTGGCACAGAGCAACAGCCGCCTGACCCAGGCCCTGGTCTACCCCGGCGGCGCCGAACTCACGCGCGTGGCCCCGGTGGCGGCGGGCGCGCGCGAGTTGGTGTTCAGCTGCCTACCGGCGCGCTTTGAGCCGGACTCGCTGCGCGCCAGCGGCAGCGCCGGCATCCGCGTGGGTGATCTGCGCGTCGAGACGCTGGCGCGCGAACAGGTGCCCGAGTGCAGCGGCAACGAAGCGCTGGAAGCGCGCATCCGCACGCTGGAGGAGCAACGCGGCGGCCTGCTCGCGGAGCGCGGCGCGCTGGACCTGGTGCTGAACTACTTGCGCGGCATCGGTCAGGGCGAGGGCAAGGCCGCCGCCGGCCCCAACGCCCAGGCCGCCGAGGCCCTGCGCCGCCAGGGCGCCGAGGCCCTGAAGGGCCAGGCCATGCTGCAGCGGCGTGTCGAGCAGCTGGAGCGCGAGCTCAAGCCCCTGCAGGCCCAGCGCGAACGCGAGCGCGCCCGCGTGCCGCAATGGCAGAGGGTGACGGTGCGCCTGGCTGCCGCCCAAGACGGCCAGCTCACGCTGCGCTACCAAACTCGCTTTGCCGGCTGGAGCCCGCAATACCAAGCCGACCTGAACAGCGAAAAAGCGCTGGTCGCCTTCGAGCGCCGCGCCGAAGTCAAGCAGGCCACCGGCGAGGCCTGGGACGGAGTCCAACTCACGCTCAGCACCCGCCAACCGCAGCGCCAGATGGGACCCGGCGAGCCCCAGCCCTGGTGGCTGAACAAAGCTGAGCCCGTAATGACGATGGCTGAACGGGCCATGCCCAAGATGGCCCTGGCCGCACCGGCGTCGGATCTGCAAAGGGTGGCCGTGACCGGCAGTCGGATCGCCGAAGAAAACTTTGCGGCTGATGTGATCGAGACCGACATCGATGCCCAGTTCAAGGTTCCCGGCGCCGTCAGCCTGTCGGCCGATAGTGAGGCGCGCAGCTTTGTGCTGGAGCAGCTGAGCTGGCCGGTGCAGCTCATCGCCCAGGTGCAGCCGCAACAGCTGCCTCAGGCCTTCACCATGGCCACGCTCAAACGCCCCGAGGGCTTCTTCCCGCCCGGCCCCCTGCAGTTGCTGCGCGATGGCCAGTTCATCGGCCGTGACCAGTTTGCCCCAGGTGAGGAGAGCGAGCAGCGCCTGTTCTTTGGCCCCGAGGACCGTATTCGCGTGCGCGTCGAGCCCGAGCAGCGCGAAGGCAGCCAAGCCGGTTTCATAGGCAGCCGGCGCGTGGCCACGCTCAAGCGCGCCTGGGTGCTGGAGAACACCAGCGCCAAGGCCCTGGCTGTGCAGATGGTGGAGGCCGCGCCCTTCGCCCAGCACCAGGACATCGAGGTGCAGGCCCGCTTCGAACCCGCCCCGGCGGAGAAACGCTGGCGCGAGCTCGATGGCGTGACCGTCTGGCGCACAAATCTAGCCCCCAAGCAGAGCCAGCGCTTCAGCGGCGATTACCGGCTGAGCGCTCCCAAGGACATGGCGGTGGCCGGCTGGCCCTGACGCTCCAGCGAGGCGGAGACAATCCGCCCCCCATGCCCCTGTCTGCCGATCTCCAAGAAGCCCAGTCCGTCCTGCAGCAGGTCTTCGGCTATCCGTCTTTCCGGGGCCTGCAGGGCGAGGTCATCGAGCAGGTGATTGGCGGCCAGGATGCCCTGGTGCTGATGCCCACGGGCGCCGGCAAGTCGCTGTGCTACCAGGTGCCGGCCATCGTGCGCCAGCGCCGTGGGCAGGGCGTCACGGTGGTGGTCAGCCCGCTGATCGCGCTGATGCACGATCAGGTGGGGGCGCTCGAAGAAGTGGGCGTGCGCGCCGCCTTCCTGAATTCCACACTGGACTTCGAGGCCACCAAGCGCATCGAACGGGAGTTGCTGGCCGGCGAGCTGACCCTCCTCTACGCCGCGCCCGAGCGCATCACCAACCCGCGCTTCCAGGCCTTGCTCGACTCCCTGCATGAGCGCGACAAGCTCGGGCTCTTTGCCATCGACGAGGCCCATTGCGTCAGCCAGTGGGGCCACGACTTCCGCGAGGACTATCTGCAGCTCAGCCTGCTGCATGAGCGCTATCCCCATGTGCCGCGCCTGGCCCTGACCGCCACCGCCGACCAGCACACGCGGGCCGACATGGTGGAGCGCCTGCAATTGCAGGACGCCCAGCTCTTCATCAGCAGCTTTGACCGCCCCAATATCCGCTACCGGGTGGTGGAAAAGAAGGATCCCCGCGCCCAGTTCCTGCGCTTTCTGTATGACGAGCACCGCGAAGGCGGCGCGCAGGACGCGGGCATCGTCTACTGCGGCAGCCGCAAAAAGGTGGACGAAACGGCCGAGTGGCTGCAGCAGCAGGGCATCCAGGCCCTGCCGTATCACGCGGGGCTGGACCAAGGCCTGCGCGCCAAGAACCAAGACCGCTTTCTGCGCGAAGAGGGGCTGGTGATGGTGGCCACCATCGCCTTCGGCATGGGCATCGACAAACCCGATGTGCGCTTCGTGGCCCACCTGGACCTGCCCAAGAACATCGAGGGCTACTACCAGGAGACCGGCCGCGCCGGCCGCGACGGCGAGGCCGCCAATGCCTGGATGGCCTATGGCCTGGCCGATGTGGTGCAGCAGCGCCGCATGATCGACGAGAGCCCGGCACACGAAGAGTTCAAACGCATCCAGCGCGGCAAGCTGGACGCCCTGCTGGCCCTGGCCGAGAGCACCGACTGCCGGCGTGCGCGCTTGCTGAACTATTTTGGCGAAGACACCGGCCCTCAATACCGCTGCCAGAACTGCGACAACTGCCTGCTGCCGCCGGCGCTCTGGGACGCCACCGAGCCGGCGCGCATGGCGCTGTCCTGCATCTACCGCTTTCAGAAAGAGCGCGGGCAGCGCTTCGGCGCCGGCCATCTGATCGACGTGCTGCGCGGCAAGGCCACGGACAAGACGCGCCAGCACCGCCACCAGGAGCTCAGCACCTGGGGCATCGGCAAGATGGTGAGCGAGACGCAGTGGCGGGCGGTGTTGCGCCAACTCATCGCCCTGGGCGCCATCGAGGTCGAAGCCGAGTACCAAACCCTGACCCTGGGCGAGGCCGCCAAGCCGGTGCTGCGCGGCGAACAGACCGTGCGTCTGCGCGAAGGCAGTGGCGAAGGCCGGGTCAGCAAGACGCGCAAGACCGCCAGCACGGCCGCGGCGCTGCCCAGCCTGGACGCCCCTGCGCAGGCGCGCCTGGAGGCCCTGAAAGCCTGGCGCACCGAGGTGGCCCGCGAGCACGATCTACCGGCCTACCTGATCTTCCCCAACAGCACCCTGCACGAGCTGGCCGCACGGGCGCCCAGCAGCTTGGACGAGGTGGCCGCCATCAACGGCGTCGGCGCCAAAAAGCTGGAGGCTTATGGGCGCGAGATCCTGCGTGTACTGAATCAGTCGTAGCGGGCGTACAAGGCCTGGAGGCTGCCATCACGGCGTGCCACATCGATGGCTTGATTGAGTTCAGCCAGACTGACCGCGGCCTTGGGCCCCAACGCGCATTGGGTCAAGAGACTGCTGACCGGCAGTCGAGGGTGCAGCTTCAAGGCCGGCTGCGTCTGCGCCAGCACATGGCTGAGCAATCGCCCCTCGACCACCGCATGGTCCAGGCGGCCAGCCGCCAACTTGCGCAAATTGGCCAGGGCATTGGGCGCGTCATCGCGCAAGAACTCCGCCTCCAGGGCGCGCTCCAACTCCACATAAACAAAACCCAGCACCGTGCCGATGCGCTGGCCGCGCAGATCCTGCAGCCGACGCGGGGCCGGCACTTCGGCGCGCGTCACCAACACATCCTGCTGTCGGAAAAAGGCTTGGCTCCACTGCAAGGGGCCTGGTAACCAAGCGGGGAGATAGGTGCAAACGAAGTCCGCGTCGCCGCGTTCCAGAGCCTCAAGCACGCGTTTGCGCGGCACTGCGATGTAGCGCAGCTCATGCCCCATGCGCTGCGCCAGCACCCGGCCCAACGCATGGTTCATGCCGCCTACCACTTGGTTGTCTTGCACCAGGGCCATGGGCATTTCGGTGGCGCTGTCGATGGCCATCACCAGGGGCCGAGGCTGGGCATGCGCCAGCCCAAGGCCAAAAAGCAGCCCCGCAAGCAGGACCGCCCTCAAGGCCAGGCACTCAGGCGGCCACTCAGGTCCTCAGCCGGGATGGGCTTGGAAAACAGATAGCCCTGCTGCTGATGGCAACGTGCCGCCAGCAGGAAGTCGCGCTGGGCCTCGGTCTCCACCCCCTCGGCCACCACTTCGATGTCCAGAGCCTCGGCCAGCCCCAAGACCGCGCGCACCAGCACGCAGTCGTCAGGGTCATCGGGCAGATCGCGCACGAAGCTGCGGTCCACCTTGAGCTTTTGCGGCCGCAACAGCTTCAAGTAGGCCAGCGAGGAATAGCCGGTGCCGAAATCATCCACCGCCAACGCCAGCCCCAGGCCGCGCAAGGCCTGGATGGTCTGCATGGATGACTCGGAGTCGCTCATCAAGGTGCTTTCGGTCAACTCGATGGTCAGCTCGCCCTTGCCCACGCCATAGGCACGGATCAAGTCGCCCAACTGCTCGACCAGGCGGCTGTCGCGGAAGTGCGAGGCCGACAAGTTGACCGCCACCGACCCCGGATGCCGACCCATGGACTTCCAGCGCGCCAGCTGCTGGCAGGCGGCTTCCAAGGTCCAGGCACCCAGCTCCCGGATCTGGCCGCTGTCCTCAGCCACTGGGATGAAGGTGCCGGGATAAAGCAGGCCACGCGTGGGGTGCTGCCAGCGCACCAAGGCTTCGACCGAGCCCACCGTGCCCTTGCGCGCATCCATCACCGGTTGGTAGTGCAGCACCAGTTGGCCAGCCCGAATCGCCTCGGCCAACTCGCGCTCCATCTCCAGCCGTTCGGCCAGGGCCGCATCCATATCGGCCTGGTAGAAGCTGAAGCGAGCCCGGCCACCCTGCTTGGCTTGGTACATGGCCATGTCGGCGTGGCGCACCAGCTCATCAAAGCCTTCGCCATCCTGTGGGAACAGAGCGACGCCGACGCTGGCCGACACACTGGCCTGCTGCCCACCCTGCAGCTCAAAACCCTCGGACAGCGAACTCAGCATGCGCTGCACCGTGATCTGCACGTTCTCCAGGCTGGTGGCCTCGCGCAGCAGCAACAAGAACTCATCCCCGCTGATGCGGCAGACCAGGTCCGAACCGCGCACCGCCGCCCGCAGGCGTTCACTGACGATCAGCAGCAGCCGGTCGCCGGCCGCATGGCCCAGGGTGTCGTTGATGTTCTTGAAACGGTCCAGATCGACAAACAGCAGGGCCAACTGCTGGTTGTTGCGACGGGCAAAAGCCGCTTCGTGGGTGAAGACCTCGCGAAACAACGTGCGGTTGGGCAGCTGGGTCAGGTGGTCGTACATCGCCATCTGACGCAGTTGGGTGTTCTTGGCCTCCATGTCGGCCAGCAGCCCGTCAATCTGCTGACCGGTGTGGTTCAGGTGCTCGCCCAACTCACCCAATTCATCGCCACGGTGCCAGTCCACCGCCGGGTGCGGCTCGCGCGCCGCAATGGCACTGGCCTGGCGCTTCAAGGCCTCAATGGGCCGCACCAAGCGCCAATAGAGCACCAGCAAGATGATGGCGCCACCCAGCACCACCTGCAGGCCGACGATGGCAGCGATCTGATTGCGGCGCTCGCGCACCAGGCGCTCGGTGGCGCCGTCGTCAAAGCCCACCGTCAGCGTGCCCAGCACCACGCCCTCGCGGCGAATGGCCGAGGCCAGCAACACCGTGGGCCAGCTCTCGGCGCACTTGACACGCTTGAGCTCCTGCGCGCCGGGCCGCTCCTCAACCAGACTGACCGAGCACACACTGGCGTCGGCCAACAACTGCTCCACCGCCCGCTGCGTGGCCTGTGCATCCAGCACCCACAGGGGATCGACCAGCGAGGTCGATGCCAGGCTCAGCACCGCCGAGCGCTGACCCTCGAGGATGGGCTCGACGCTGCGCCGCATGAAGGCGTCGGACAGGGCCAAGACCACCAGGGCGGGCGCCGCGATGCCGACCACGACGGCCAACAAAATCATCTGACGCAGCGAGAGCTTGAATCGCATCGGCATCCGTTAAAGGGGTGCGGGCGGGCGGACCATTGTGCGTCAGGAAGATCCAGCACCCACCCTGGGGCCAGCCCTCAGTGTGCCGGCGAGCCCGGGCGCCCGCCGCGTGTGCGATTGCGCTCGGTCGCCAGTTCATCCTCGCGCAGGCGCTCGGCCGCACTCAGGGCCCGCGGCCGACTCAAGGCCACCGCGCCCTGGTCCAGGTTCTGGCCCCAGGTCAGCCCGGCCTTCAACAGACGCGGTGCGGCCAGGCCGTCCACCGTCGACGCGGGCAACCAAGGCATGACTTCGGCCAGCACCAATTGCAGGCGCGGGCGGATCAGGGCCTCGCCAATGCGCCCACGCTGACCCCAATGCACGCGCAGATCGGCACTCGAGGCGCCATCGACCAATCTATTGGTCACCGCCACATCGCGCATGACGCCGTAGCGCAGCTGCATCAGGGCCTCCTCGACCAGCATGGCGGTGTCTTCGCGCGGCGGTTCTCCAGCCAGTTCAGACTCTCTTGGCCACGCATAGCTGTAGTCATCCGTCACCTTGTCGCCCACAAAAAAAGTGGTGACATCCGAGGGCAAAAAGCGGTTCTGCTGATCTGAAGCCTGGACCCTTCCTTCTCGGTCGAAAAGCACACGGCCCAAGTCAACCATTTCCTGAGATCGGAACGGCTGCTGTTGACGCAACAAGTCCGAAGGAGAAGCGCTTGGCTTTGACTCGAACACCTTGCGCGAGGGGTTCAACACGGCGTGCAGGCGCGGCGGCACCAGGTCGGCGGCATGGGTCAGCTCGTGATACAGCAAACGCGCCAATTCAATTCGGGCCTCGTCCAGGCTGCGGCTGCTGCGCTCGGCCACCGGGCGCGCGGGCGTGGCGTACTGGTTGTCCTTCACGTAGCGCCAGGGCATCGTGTACTGCAGCAAGGGGCCATTGGCACTGCGAGGGTCCGGCGCCTCGCTCAGGGTGTCGCGCTGCTCGGGCGTCAACCACAGGTAGGCGCCGTCCAAATAGATGGCGCCGGTGGTGTTCCAGTAAAAGGCCGGTCGCACCCGTCCGCCAATCACCACGGCCGTGGTGCTGGC
Above is a window of Inhella inkyongensis DNA encoding:
- the queC gene encoding 7-cyano-7-deazaguanine synthase QueC; translation: MTGKTDPRTALVLFSGGQDSTVCLAWALSRFARVETLGFDYRQRHRIELDCRLTVREQLRQQFPHWAPRLGDDHLLDLGLLAQISDCALTDERAIELQANGLPNTFVPGRNLLFLGLAATLAYRRSATVLVGGMCETDYSGYPDCRDNTLKALQVALSLGLDSPMTVETPLMFLTKAQTWTLSEQLGGAALVELIAEHTHTCYLGERGQRHPWGHGCGHCPACELRATGYAQYRAAP
- a CDS encoding substrate-binding periplasmic protein — its product is MRAVLLAGLLFGLGLAHAQPRPLVMAIDSATEMPMALVQDNQVVGGMNHALGRVLAQRMGHELRYIAVPRKRVLEALERGDADFVCTYLPAWLPGPLQWSQAFFRQQDVLVTRAEVPAPRRLQDLRGQRIGTVLGFVYVELERALEAEFLRDDAPNALANLRKLAAGRLDHAVVEGRLLSHVLAQTQPALKLHPRLPVSSLLTQCALGPKAAVSLAELNQAIDVARRDGSLQALYARYD
- a CDS encoding putative bifunctional diguanylate cyclase/phosphodiesterase produces the protein MRFKLSLRQMILLAVVVGIAAPALVVLALSDAFMRRSVEPILEGQRSAVLSLASTSLVDPLWVLDAQATQRAVEQLLADASVCSVSLVEERPGAQELKRVKCAESWPTVLLASAIRREGVVLGTLTVGFDDGATERLVRERRNQIAAIVGLQVVLGGAIILLVLYWRLVRPIEALKRQASAIAAREPHPAVDWHRGDELGELGEHLNHTGQQIDGLLADMEAKNTQLRQMAMYDHLTQLPNRTLFREVFTHEAAFARRNNQQLALLFVDLDRFKNINDTLGHAAGDRLLLIVSERLRAAVRGSDLVCRISGDEFLLLLREATSLENVQITVQRMLSSLSEGFELQGGQQASVSASVGVALFPQDGEGFDELVRHADMAMYQAKQGGRARFSFYQADMDAALAERLEMERELAEAIRAGQLVLHYQPVMDARKGTVGSVEALVRWQHPTRGLLYPGTFIPVAEDSGQIRELGAWTLEAACQQLARWKSMGRHPGSVAVNLSASHFRDSRLVEQLGDLIRAYGVGKGELTIELTESTLMSDSESSMQTIQALRGLGLALAVDDFGTGYSSLAYLKLLRPQKLKVDRSFVRDLPDDPDDCVLVRAVLGLAEALDIEVVAEGVETEAQRDFLLAARCHQQQGYLFSKPIPAEDLSGRLSAWP
- a CDS encoding DUF4139 domain-containing protein, whose translation is MRIAPTLAGLLLAAPCLAQSNSRLTQALVYPGGAELTRVAPVAAGARELVFSCLPARFEPDSLRASGSAGIRVGDLRVETLAREQVPECSGNEALEARIRTLEEQRGGLLAERGALDLVLNYLRGIGQGEGKAAAGPNAQAAEALRRQGAEALKGQAMLQRRVEQLERELKPLQAQRERERARVPQWQRVTVRLAAAQDGQLTLRYQTRFAGWSPQYQADLNSEKALVAFERRAEVKQATGEAWDGVQLTLSTRQPQRQMGPGEPQPWWLNKAEPVMTMAERAMPKMALAAPASDLQRVAVTGSRIAEENFAADVIETDIDAQFKVPGAVSLSADSEARSFVLEQLSWPVQLIAQVQPQQLPQAFTMATLKRPEGFFPPGPLQLLRDGQFIGRDQFAPGEESEQRLFFGPEDRIRVRVEPEQREGSQAGFIGSRRVATLKRAWVLENTSAKALAVQMVEAAPFAQHQDIEVQARFEPAPAEKRWRELDGVTVWRTNLAPKQSQRFSGDYRLSAPKDMAVAGWP
- the folE gene encoding GTP cyclohydrolase I; protein product: MNNPAQPLNESAPVSERIRYRLVAAGCRHHANDNIADFIEPGELDLLQAEVQSKLQEVLRALVIDTDSDHNTQDTAKRVAKMFVREVFAGRYKAAPDVTEFPNVERLNELMIVGPIKVRSACSHHLCPILGRVWIGLLPNEHSNLIGLSKYVRLTDWIMSRPQIQEEAVTLLANELQERVQPDGLGIVMEADHFCMHWRGVKDSESRMVNSVMRGAFLKDPNLRREFLSLLPKKD
- a CDS encoding BLUF domain-containing protein, with product MLVRLIYASRTEANEAQLADILRRSRAHNTQAGLTGLLCHSDGWFVQVLEGGRSAVNALYNSIVRDPRHREVTLLSYGEIGERRFAGWAMGQVQLARLNPALVLKYAPTTRLDPFELSGTALEALFEELISTGAIACS
- the recQ gene encoding DNA helicase RecQ — translated: MPLSADLQEAQSVLQQVFGYPSFRGLQGEVIEQVIGGQDALVLMPTGAGKSLCYQVPAIVRQRRGQGVTVVVSPLIALMHDQVGALEEVGVRAAFLNSTLDFEATKRIERELLAGELTLLYAAPERITNPRFQALLDSLHERDKLGLFAIDEAHCVSQWGHDFREDYLQLSLLHERYPHVPRLALTATADQHTRADMVERLQLQDAQLFISSFDRPNIRYRVVEKKDPRAQFLRFLYDEHREGGAQDAGIVYCGSRKKVDETAEWLQQQGIQALPYHAGLDQGLRAKNQDRFLREEGLVMVATIAFGMGIDKPDVRFVAHLDLPKNIEGYYQETGRAGRDGEAANAWMAYGLADVVQQRRMIDESPAHEEFKRIQRGKLDALLALAESTDCRRARLLNYFGEDTGPQYRCQNCDNCLLPPALWDATEPARMALSCIYRFQKERGQRFGAGHLIDVLRGKATDKTRQHRHQELSTWGIGKMVSETQWRAVLRQLIALGAIEVEAEYQTLTLGEAAKPVLRGEQTVRLREGSGEGRVSKTRKTASTAAALPSLDAPAQARLEALKAWRTEVAREHDLPAYLIFPNSTLHELAARAPSSLDEVAAINGVGAKKLEAYGREILRVLNQS